Proteins encoded in a region of the Salmo trutta chromosome 34, fSalTru1.1, whole genome shotgun sequence genome:
- the LOC115173599 gene encoding GA-binding protein subunit beta-1 isoform X1: MNKYTMSKARTLLYTCGNQYRIHVQRYEMSLVDLGKRLLEAARKGQDDEVRTLMANGAPFTTDWLGTSPLHLAAQHGHYSTAEVLLRAGVSRDARTKVDRTPLHMAASEGHNVIVDLLVRSGADINAKDMLKMTALHWAAQNGHQRVAETLVKHGADVHALSKFDKTPFDIAGDIQNPDLMLLLQEGMQNQVNMNAEAGMTGSSAQPQFIIQGIPGLPGGVVNLSDLLNNINSAGDSEEAIAANSLDPGSIQHMVNEQGQRVITIVTDQHGNLQTGGLGQPFFVTMQHGQQMLAMPANQVIEEVVEEEPQPPPARKRKLEASANHMESGDTEQLQRQLQEANRKAQEYRQQLMCKEQEAEQYRMKLEAMSHSHTNGTSEQEEVEEEEEEVVVLQEGDIIIKTEELDSAEEQVMLVESVPSHTEVIS, from the exons atgaataaatacacaatgagtaaggcGAGAACTTTGTTATATACATGTGGTAACCAGTACCGAATccatgtgcagaggtacgag ATGTCGCTGGTGGATTTGGGGAAGCGGCTCCTTGAGGCCGCACGGAAAGGCCAGGACGATGAAGTCAGGACACTCATGGCCAATGGGGCTCCCTTCACCACAGACTGG CTGGGCACATCTCCGTTGCACCTGGCCGCCCAACACGGACACTATTCCACCGCCGAGGTGCTGCTCAGGGCAGGCGTCAGCAGGGATGCCCGAACCAAAGTGGACAGGACCCCTCTGCACATGGCTGCTTCAGAGGGCCACAACGTCATCGTGGATCTATTAGTCAGG AGTGGAGCAGACATTAATGCCAAAGACATGCTGAAGATGACTGCTCTCCACTGGGCTGCCCAGAATGGCCACCAAAGGGTAGCAGAGACGCTTGTCAAACATGGCGCCGATGTTCACGCTCTCAGTAAATTCGATAAGACGCCGTTTGACATCGCAGGAGACATCCAGAATCCAGACCTTATGCTCCTACTACAG gagGGAATGCAGAACCAAGTGAACATGAACGCAGAAGCTGGCATGACGGGGAGCTCGGCCCAGCCTCAGTTTATCATCCAGGGCATCCCAGGGCTCCCGGGTGGTGTGGTCAACCTGTCGGACCTCCTCAACAACATCAACTCGG CAGGTGACTCAGAGGAAGCCATAGCAGCCAATTCTTTGGACCCCGGCAGCATCCAGCACATGGTGAACGAGCAAGGTCAAAGGGTTATCACCATAGTGACCGACCAACACGGTAACCTGCAGACTGGAGGGCTTGGTCAGCCATTCTTTGTCACCATGCAGCACGGACAACAGA TGTTGGCGATGCCAGCCAATCAGGTGATAGAGGAGGTGGTTGAGGAGGAACCCCAGCCCCCGCCTGCCCGCAAGAGGAAACTAGAGGCCTCGGCCAACCACATGGAGTCTGGAGACACG GAGCAGTTACAGAGGCAGCTGCAGGAGGCCAACCGGAAAGCCCAGGAGTACCGGCAGCAGCTGATGTGCAAAGAGCAGGAAGCAGAGCAGTACCGCATGAAGCTGGAGGCCATGTCGCACAGCCATACCAACGGCACCTCTGAgcaggaggaagtggaggaggaggaggaggaggtggtggtgctCCAGGAGGGAGACATCATCATCAAGACGGAGGAGCTGGACTCGGCCGAGGAGCAGGTGATGCTGGTGGAGTCGGTGCCCTCCCACACCGAGGTCATCTCATAA
- the LOC115173599 gene encoding GA-binding protein subunit beta-1 isoform X2 produces MNKYTMSKARTLLYTCGNQYRIHVQRYEMSLVDLGKRLLEAARKGQDDEVRTLMANGAPFTTDWLGTSPLHLAAQHGHYSTAEVLLRAGVSRDARTKVDRTPLHMAASEGHNVIVDLLVRSGADINAKDMLKMTALHWAAQNGHQRVAETLVKHGADVHALSKFDKTPFDIAGDIQNPDLMLLLQEGMQNQVNMNAEAGMTGSSAQPQFIIQGIPGLPGGVVNLSDLLNNINSGDSEEAIAANSLDPGSIQHMVNEQGQRVITIVTDQHGNLQTGGLGQPFFVTMQHGQQMLAMPANQVIEEVVEEEPQPPPARKRKLEASANHMESGDTEQLQRQLQEANRKAQEYRQQLMCKEQEAEQYRMKLEAMSHSHTNGTSEQEEVEEEEEEVVVLQEGDIIIKTEELDSAEEQVMLVESVPSHTEVIS; encoded by the exons atgaataaatacacaatgagtaaggcGAGAACTTTGTTATATACATGTGGTAACCAGTACCGAATccatgtgcagaggtacgag ATGTCGCTGGTGGATTTGGGGAAGCGGCTCCTTGAGGCCGCACGGAAAGGCCAGGACGATGAAGTCAGGACACTCATGGCCAATGGGGCTCCCTTCACCACAGACTGG CTGGGCACATCTCCGTTGCACCTGGCCGCCCAACACGGACACTATTCCACCGCCGAGGTGCTGCTCAGGGCAGGCGTCAGCAGGGATGCCCGAACCAAAGTGGACAGGACCCCTCTGCACATGGCTGCTTCAGAGGGCCACAACGTCATCGTGGATCTATTAGTCAGG AGTGGAGCAGACATTAATGCCAAAGACATGCTGAAGATGACTGCTCTCCACTGGGCTGCCCAGAATGGCCACCAAAGGGTAGCAGAGACGCTTGTCAAACATGGCGCCGATGTTCACGCTCTCAGTAAATTCGATAAGACGCCGTTTGACATCGCAGGAGACATCCAGAATCCAGACCTTATGCTCCTACTACAG gagGGAATGCAGAACCAAGTGAACATGAACGCAGAAGCTGGCATGACGGGGAGCTCGGCCCAGCCTCAGTTTATCATCCAGGGCATCCCAGGGCTCCCGGGTGGTGTGGTCAACCTGTCGGACCTCCTCAACAACATCAACTCGG GTGACTCAGAGGAAGCCATAGCAGCCAATTCTTTGGACCCCGGCAGCATCCAGCACATGGTGAACGAGCAAGGTCAAAGGGTTATCACCATAGTGACCGACCAACACGGTAACCTGCAGACTGGAGGGCTTGGTCAGCCATTCTTTGTCACCATGCAGCACGGACAACAGA TGTTGGCGATGCCAGCCAATCAGGTGATAGAGGAGGTGGTTGAGGAGGAACCCCAGCCCCCGCCTGCCCGCAAGAGGAAACTAGAGGCCTCGGCCAACCACATGGAGTCTGGAGACACG GAGCAGTTACAGAGGCAGCTGCAGGAGGCCAACCGGAAAGCCCAGGAGTACCGGCAGCAGCTGATGTGCAAAGAGCAGGAAGCAGAGCAGTACCGCATGAAGCTGGAGGCCATGTCGCACAGCCATACCAACGGCACCTCTGAgcaggaggaagtggaggaggaggaggaggaggtggtggtgctCCAGGAGGGAGACATCATCATCAAGACGGAGGAGCTGGACTCGGCCGAGGAGCAGGTGATGCTGGTGGAGTCGGTGCCCTCCCACACCGAGGTCATCTCATAA
- the LOC115173599 gene encoding GA-binding protein subunit beta-2 isoform X3, translating to MSLVDLGKRLLEAARKGQDDEVRTLMANGAPFTTDWLGTSPLHLAAQHGHYSTAEVLLRAGVSRDARTKVDRTPLHMAASEGHNVIVDLLVRSGADINAKDMLKMTALHWAAQNGHQRVAETLVKHGADVHALSKFDKTPFDIAGDIQNPDLMLLLQEGMQNQVNMNAEAGMTGSSAQPQFIIQGIPGLPGGVVNLSDLLNNINSAGDSEEAIAANSLDPGSIQHMVNEQGQRVITIVTDQHGNLQTGGLGQPFFVTMQHGQQMLAMPANQVIEEVVEEEPQPPPARKRKLEASANHMESGDTEQLQRQLQEANRKAQEYRQQLMCKEQEAEQYRMKLEAMSHSHTNGTSEQEEVEEEEEEVVVLQEGDIIIKTEELDSAEEQVMLVESVPSHTEVIS from the exons ATGTCGCTGGTGGATTTGGGGAAGCGGCTCCTTGAGGCCGCACGGAAAGGCCAGGACGATGAAGTCAGGACACTCATGGCCAATGGGGCTCCCTTCACCACAGACTGG CTGGGCACATCTCCGTTGCACCTGGCCGCCCAACACGGACACTATTCCACCGCCGAGGTGCTGCTCAGGGCAGGCGTCAGCAGGGATGCCCGAACCAAAGTGGACAGGACCCCTCTGCACATGGCTGCTTCAGAGGGCCACAACGTCATCGTGGATCTATTAGTCAGG AGTGGAGCAGACATTAATGCCAAAGACATGCTGAAGATGACTGCTCTCCACTGGGCTGCCCAGAATGGCCACCAAAGGGTAGCAGAGACGCTTGTCAAACATGGCGCCGATGTTCACGCTCTCAGTAAATTCGATAAGACGCCGTTTGACATCGCAGGAGACATCCAGAATCCAGACCTTATGCTCCTACTACAG gagGGAATGCAGAACCAAGTGAACATGAACGCAGAAGCTGGCATGACGGGGAGCTCGGCCCAGCCTCAGTTTATCATCCAGGGCATCCCAGGGCTCCCGGGTGGTGTGGTCAACCTGTCGGACCTCCTCAACAACATCAACTCGG CAGGTGACTCAGAGGAAGCCATAGCAGCCAATTCTTTGGACCCCGGCAGCATCCAGCACATGGTGAACGAGCAAGGTCAAAGGGTTATCACCATAGTGACCGACCAACACGGTAACCTGCAGACTGGAGGGCTTGGTCAGCCATTCTTTGTCACCATGCAGCACGGACAACAGA TGTTGGCGATGCCAGCCAATCAGGTGATAGAGGAGGTGGTTGAGGAGGAACCCCAGCCCCCGCCTGCCCGCAAGAGGAAACTAGAGGCCTCGGCCAACCACATGGAGTCTGGAGACACG GAGCAGTTACAGAGGCAGCTGCAGGAGGCCAACCGGAAAGCCCAGGAGTACCGGCAGCAGCTGATGTGCAAAGAGCAGGAAGCAGAGCAGTACCGCATGAAGCTGGAGGCCATGTCGCACAGCCATACCAACGGCACCTCTGAgcaggaggaagtggaggaggaggaggaggaggtggtggtgctCCAGGAGGGAGACATCATCATCAAGACGGAGGAGCTGGACTCGGCCGAGGAGCAGGTGATGCTGGTGGAGTCGGTGCCCTCCCACACCGAGGTCATCTCATAA